A single genomic interval of Nostoc commune NIES-4072 harbors:
- a CDS encoding zinc metalloprotease HtpX yields the protein MSLQSGLDALKQKRYQEAVELLEQFCRDCVERDSSDYLSAQMWLMKAYQATGEIEKAKILCQKLMMSEDAQTRNWAEQASQSFRQTPPSNASRKAGRAVATGMKLTMGGVGGSLALASGVTMTLLFGMVFALGLSLVFILGSDNPQQGLAIAIGITLVFNIAAFFLSPFLMDLTQRWLYQTRWVELAEVEALSPETAKVIRQVCEQKKLKAPRLGIINDQNPTAFTYGSLPNSARLVVSQGLFTYLDDDEIATVYAHELGHIVHWDFAVMTVASTLVQICYLIYSTARRFGRGGDSKIKDAMQTAGLVAYVFYVIGTYLLLYLSRTREYFADHFAAESTGNPNGLSRALVKIAYGILEEGSRTQEPSRLIEGTRALGIYDHKAAASTGTAYRIASDTQKVGRVFLWDMFNPWGWWMELNSTHPLTGKRVRALSTYAEQLGLATEFDMGRVIGEGKTLSKSKLYGNFFLDVVLYGAETIGFFIGLVMGVILWSSSPNTGLAFGAPLIGLGIGILVKALVMFPDYKQAAETDILTLMSDPYASPLRGQPAKLKGQLIGRGDAGYKFGSDLKIQDRSGMLYLHYASRFGPIGNFLFGMKRVESLIGEQVGAVGWFRRGVAPWMDLIQLQSENGTIVNSYHRFWSFILGGGSIILGVVLIMFLSS from the coding sequence ATGTCATTGCAATCTGGATTAGATGCTTTAAAACAAAAACGTTATCAAGAAGCGGTTGAATTACTAGAACAATTCTGCCGTGATTGCGTTGAACGTGATTCTTCAGATTATCTTTCAGCACAGATGTGGCTGATGAAAGCCTATCAAGCCACAGGCGAAATCGAAAAAGCCAAGATACTGTGTCAAAAGTTAATGATGAGTGAAGACGCACAGACTCGCAATTGGGCAGAACAAGCTAGTCAATCCTTTCGCCAAACACCGCCATCCAACGCCAGCCGAAAAGCTGGTCGCGCCGTTGCTACTGGGATGAAGTTAACAATGGGGGGTGTGGGTGGTAGTTTGGCGTTAGCTTCTGGTGTCACCATGACCTTGCTATTTGGCATGGTCTTCGCTTTAGGTTTGAGTTTAGTATTTATTTTGGGTAGCGACAATCCCCAGCAAGGGCTAGCGATCGCTATTGGTATTACCCTAGTTTTTAATATCGCCGCCTTTTTCCTGTCTCCTTTTCTCATGGACTTAACCCAGAGATGGCTTTACCAAACTCGCTGGGTAGAGTTAGCAGAAGTTGAAGCCCTCAGTCCAGAGACAGCTAAAGTTATTCGCCAAGTCTGTGAACAGAAAAAGCTGAAAGCGCCTCGTTTGGGAATCATTAACGACCAAAACCCCACGGCTTTTACTTATGGCTCATTACCTAACAGCGCCCGTTTAGTAGTCAGTCAGGGACTTTTCACTTACCTGGATGACGATGAAATTGCTACCGTGTACGCCCATGAATTGGGGCACATCGTCCACTGGGACTTCGCAGTGATGACAGTAGCTTCTACCTTAGTGCAAATTTGCTACCTAATTTACAGCACAGCTAGAAGATTTGGGCGTGGTGGCGATAGTAAAATTAAAGATGCTATGCAAACTGCGGGTTTAGTTGCCTACGTGTTTTATGTCATTGGTACTTATTTACTGCTGTACCTCTCTCGCACACGAGAATACTTTGCTGACCACTTTGCAGCCGAAAGTACAGGTAATCCCAATGGATTATCCCGCGCTTTGGTGAAGATTGCCTATGGAATATTAGAAGAAGGTTCACGGACACAAGAACCCAGCCGTTTAATTGAAGGAACTCGCGCCTTGGGTATCTATGACCATAAAGCCGCCGCTTCCACAGGAACCGCTTACCGCATTGCATCCGATACTCAAAAAGTTGGTCGCGTCTTTTTGTGGGATATGTTTAACCCTTGGGGCTGGTGGATGGAATTAAATTCTACTCATCCATTGACAGGTAAACGAGTTCGTGCATTAAGCACATACGCTGAACAGTTGGGTTTAGCGACTGAGTTTGATATGGGGCGAGTTATTGGAGAAGGCAAAACTCTAAGTAAGAGTAAGCTTTACGGAAACTTCTTCTTAGATGTTGTGCTGTATGGTGCTGAAACTATAGGTTTCTTCATTGGCTTGGTAATGGGTGTGATTCTGTGGTCAAGTTCTCCAAACACAGGTTTAGCATTTGGTGCGCCACTAATTGGTTTAGGGATAGGGATTTTAGTTAAAGCCTTGGTGATGTTCCCCGACTACAAACAAGCAGCAGAAACCGATATTCTCACCCTAATGTCAGACCCCTACGCCAGTCCGTTGCGTGGACAACCGGCAAAACTTAAAGGTCAACTAATTGGTCGTGGCGACGCTGGTTATAAATTTGGTTCCGATTTAAAAATTCAGGATCGTAGCGGAATGCTTTATCTGCATTACGCCTCACGTTTTGGCCCTATCGGCAATTTTCTGTTTGGGATGAAGCGAGTCGAAAGCTTGATTGGTGAACAAGTTGGGGCTGTAGGTTGGTTCCGTCGGGGTGTTGCACCTTGGATGGATTTGATTCAACTTCAAAGTGAAAATGGCACTATTGTTAACAGTTACCATCGCTTCTGGTCATTCATCCTTGGCGGTGGATCGATTATCCTGGGAGTGGTCTTGATTATGTTCTTGAGCAGCTAG
- a CDS encoding transporter substrate-binding domain-containing protein gives MMNAIASRFRQLMTARKSPLGRYDQRNKTRRSLALYTCIGLVSGILALLLMTSPGLAQKPQLQQPLLVATRVIPPFVIQDKGDLSGFSIDLWRSIAKQIGIESKFIEYPSVPELLSAIKDNKANLGIAAISITAERQQKFDFSLPILAGGLQIMVRNSETNNSAFPNILQLFFSTSLLQVIGIALVLIVVAAHIIWLSERHHKDGMIPKSYFPGIFKACWWAAATLATQADEMPKGVLGRLVGIVWMFIGVLFVAYFTASATTSLTVQQLQGDIKSIDDLPGKVVATTAGSTAAAYLREHKISVLEVSKIEQAYNALQTKKADAVVFDAPVLLFYAANEGKGKVQIVGSILREESYGIILPNNSPYRKPINQALLNIKENGIYQSLYDKWFDAEKG, from the coding sequence ATGATGAATGCGATCGCTAGTAGATTTCGCCAACTTATGACTGCGAGAAAAAGCCCGCTAGGCAGATATGACCAAAGAAACAAAACCAGGCGTTCCTTAGCACTGTATACCTGCATAGGATTAGTAAGTGGAATTCTGGCATTATTGTTAATGACATCCCCAGGACTGGCGCAAAAACCACAACTGCAACAACCGTTATTAGTAGCTACACGAGTTATACCGCCCTTTGTGATACAAGACAAAGGTGATTTATCGGGATTCAGTATCGACCTCTGGCGTAGCATCGCCAAGCAAATAGGTATAGAGTCTAAATTTATTGAATATCCCTCTGTGCCAGAACTGCTTTCTGCTATTAAAGACAACAAAGCTAATTTGGGGATTGCAGCTATCTCCATTACAGCCGAACGCCAGCAGAAATTTGATTTCTCATTACCTATTTTGGCTGGCGGGCTGCAAATTATGGTACGAAACTCAGAAACCAACAACAGTGCCTTCCCAAATATTTTGCAATTATTTTTCTCTACTAGCCTCTTGCAGGTAATAGGCATTGCTTTAGTGTTAATTGTCGTAGCAGCCCACATTATTTGGTTATCTGAGCGCCATCATAAAGATGGGATGATTCCCAAATCATACTTTCCTGGCATTTTTAAAGCTTGTTGGTGGGCAGCTGCCACATTAGCAACCCAAGCAGATGAAATGCCCAAGGGAGTACTAGGACGCCTAGTAGGTATTGTCTGGATGTTTATTGGAGTACTTTTCGTTGCCTACTTTACAGCCAGCGCTACTACCTCATTGACAGTACAACAGCTTCAGGGCGATATCAAGAGTATAGACGATTTACCCGGCAAGGTAGTAGCCACAACAGCCGGTAGCACAGCCGCCGCATATCTGCGAGAACATAAGATTTCAGTTTTAGAAGTTAGCAAAATTGAGCAAGCTTACAATGCTTTGCAAACCAAAAAAGCTGATGCTGTGGTGTTTGATGCACCTGTACTTCTGTTCTATGCTGCCAACGAAGGCAAAGGGAAAGTACAGATTGTTGGTAGTATCTTGCGTGAAGAAAGCTACGGCATCATTCTGCCTAATAACAGTCCTTACCGCAAACCAATTAATCAGGCTCTGCTAAATATCAAAGAAAATGGTATTTATCAATCGCTATATGATAAGTGGTTCGATGCGGAAAAAGGTTGA
- the mazG gene encoding nucleoside triphosphate pyrophosphohydrolase, with amino-acid sequence MTNDNVDTLAALQELIEVVAKLRSPDGGCPWDLAQTPETLTPYVIEEAYEVVDAIKSGDKGAIAEELGDLLLQVVLQAQIASESGQFSLKEITQGISQKLIRRHPHVFGDVSVASVDEVRQNWEQIKAAEKGETSSEAQKLSAKLARYGRTLPPLTAAMKISQKAAAIGFEWENIQGVWDKFHEELGEFQQALAEETPERQQAELGDLLFAVIQLARWHNLDPSAALQGTNQRFVQRLEKMEAVVDRPLSDYSLDELEKLWQQAKAQITKEGSGE; translated from the coding sequence ATGACAAATGACAATGTTGATACTTTGGCGGCGTTGCAGGAATTAATTGAGGTGGTGGCAAAATTGCGATCGCCTGATGGTGGTTGTCCTTGGGATTTGGCTCAAACTCCTGAAACCCTCACGCCTTATGTGATTGAGGAAGCTTATGAGGTGGTGGATGCAATTAAAAGTGGGGATAAGGGTGCGATCGCAGAAGAGTTAGGCGATTTATTATTACAGGTGGTATTGCAAGCCCAAATTGCTAGCGAATCTGGGCAATTTTCTCTCAAAGAAATAACTCAGGGGATTTCCCAAAAGTTGATTCGCCGTCATCCCCATGTGTTTGGTGATGTGTCGGTGGCAAGTGTGGATGAGGTGCGGCAAAATTGGGAACAGATTAAGGCTGCGGAGAAAGGCGAAACATCTTCAGAGGCACAAAAACTTAGTGCGAAACTTGCTCGTTATGGGCGCACCCTTCCCCCACTGACGGCAGCGATGAAGATTTCCCAAAAGGCTGCGGCGATCGGATTTGAATGGGAAAATATTCAGGGTGTCTGGGATAAGTTTCATGAAGAGTTGGGAGAGTTTCAACAAGCTTTAGCTGAAGAAACACCAGAACGACAACAAGCAGAATTAGGCGATTTATTGTTTGCAGTGATTCAGCTAGCCCGTTGGCATAATCTTGACCCCAGCGCCGCTTTGCAAGGTACAAATCAACGATTTGTCCAGCGATTAGAAAAAATGGAGGCAGTTGTTGATCGCCCCCTTTCTGATTACAGTTTGGATGAATTAGAAAAGTTATGGCAACAGGCAAAAGCTCAAATTACTAAAGAGGGGAGTGGGGAGTAG
- a CDS encoding metal-binding protein, whose protein sequence is MPSGRTHDRITMYALPFVAGVTFWQTRSSNATLLVAGGFLFGGLMFGPDLDIYSVQFQRWGFLRWIWLPYQKSLRHRSFLSHGPIIGTILRILYLGCLLAILAIFVLAVAERLWNLSFTWQDLGGTVGRSLLQYDTEYIALFLGLELGAMSHSLSDWGGSAYKRFQKQGIRGLLPSGKIKKRKVTSRGSRRATVSRKSNGRTTKDK, encoded by the coding sequence ATGCCCTCTGGTCGGACGCACGATCGCATTACTATGTATGCTCTGCCGTTCGTGGCGGGCGTTACTTTCTGGCAAACTCGCAGTAGTAATGCGACTTTGTTAGTTGCAGGCGGGTTTCTCTTTGGTGGGCTGATGTTTGGCCCCGATTTGGATATCTACTCTGTGCAATTTCAACGCTGGGGTTTCTTGCGCTGGATTTGGCTACCTTATCAAAAAAGTTTACGCCATCGTTCGTTTTTATCCCACGGGCCGATTATTGGCACAATTCTACGAATACTTTATCTGGGGTGTTTGCTTGCTATTTTGGCAATTTTCGTTTTAGCAGTTGCCGAAAGGTTATGGAATCTTAGTTTTACTTGGCAAGATTTAGGGGGAACTGTGGGGCGATCGCTCCTACAATACGATACTGAATATATCGCCCTTTTCTTGGGTTTAGAACTCGGTGCAATGAGTCATTCTCTGAGCGATTGGGGCGGTTCGGCATACAAGCGCTTTCAAAAACAGGGCATTCGAGGGTTGCTTCCTAGTGGCAAAATTAAAAAGCGGAAAGTTACAAGTCGCGGTAGTCGTCGAGCTACAGTTAGCAGAAAGAGCAACGGAAGAACGACAAAGGACAAATGA
- a CDS encoding integrase gives MKLTIEIINQRLKAAKVGVKVEARGDRLSLRATLPPKPGSSKTKPYQQYLALGIYANPAGLQRAEAEAKIVGGLLARGEFDWNRYLINEQELGIGDWAEWVEKLRNHYFAQKGDTPNAQFTWKNDYEAAFKNLKGEVASTSLIAAATSTTANSRSRKRTCEKLQLLAELAGIKVDLKPYIGNYGNSQTKPRQIPTDDEIIQVRSLFLNSPSWLWAYSVMATYGLRDHEIFFCKISSIPPHVCHVIEGKTGERICYPLHPDWAAEWQLWEIKKPNCTGKMYRDYGQRVSRTFDRKDVPFLPYDLRHAYCIRGSVRYKVPVATMASWAGHSPVVHYQTYNRWISEVEHAKVFEDLQSRPV, from the coding sequence ATGAAACTGACGATTGAGATCATAAACCAACGGCTCAAAGCGGCCAAGGTTGGCGTGAAGGTGGAAGCTAGGGGCGATCGCTTGTCTTTGCGGGCCACTCTCCCGCCCAAACCAGGGAGTAGCAAGACCAAACCATATCAGCAGTATCTTGCCTTGGGCATTTACGCCAATCCCGCAGGACTCCAACGGGCGGAGGCAGAAGCCAAAATTGTCGGCGGGCTATTAGCGCGGGGTGAGTTTGATTGGAATAGATATCTTATAAATGAGCAGGAATTGGGCATTGGGGATTGGGCAGAGTGGGTAGAAAAGCTACGCAATCACTACTTTGCTCAAAAAGGCGACACGCCCAATGCACAATTCACCTGGAAAAATGACTATGAAGCGGCCTTCAAAAATTTGAAGGGAGAAGTTGCCAGCACCTCACTTATAGCAGCCGCTACTTCTACTACTGCTAACAGTCGCTCTAGGAAACGGACTTGTGAAAAATTACAGCTTTTAGCCGAACTTGCTGGAATAAAAGTAGACCTCAAGCCTTACATTGGCAACTATGGCAATTCCCAAACTAAGCCGCGCCAGATACCCACTGACGATGAGATAATTCAGGTGCGATCGCTCTTTCTCAATTCCCCTTCCTGGCTTTGGGCATATAGCGTAATGGCAACTTATGGACTGCGCGATCATGAGATATTTTTTTGTAAAATATCGTCCATACCACCCCACGTCTGCCATGTGATTGAAGGAAAGACAGGGGAGCGAATCTGTTACCCATTGCATCCAGACTGGGCGGCAGAGTGGCAACTTTGGGAAATTAAAAAGCCAAACTGCACAGGGAAAATGTATCGAGATTACGGGCAACGAGTAAGTCGAACATTCGATCGCAAAGATGTCCCGTTTTTGCCCTACGACCTCCGCCACGCTTATTGTATTAGGGGAAGCGTGAGGTACAAAGTACCAGTAGCAACAATGGCATCATGGGCGGGGCACAGCCCTGTAGTTCATTACCAAACATATAATCGTTGGATTTCAGAAGTGGAACACGCAAAAGTGTTTGAGGATTTGCAGAGTCGCCCGGTTTGA
- a CDS encoding Rad52/Rad22 family DNA repair protein, translated as MITESIREELRRIQAELKKPFPAKVHEFRELPGGGKKWVFLKWQTIRERLDEVAPEWISDYSEIQYLGNDAICRCGITILGVRKEAIASVPISVTSNSGKEMSRGSAADRLAAESLKNTAEAWGVGRYLDDQVFTIRYLWERMSELDDAACGQVRLLSEQYKIQMKTAHVASTKTTRAPHEDSLKVIPAQTITEAQAKRLWAIARNELHLIDEDVRRALFKFGYDSTTAIAANKYDAVIQEMRDLAKATF; from the coding sequence ATGATTACAGAATCTATCAGAGAAGAATTACGTCGGATTCAAGCCGAACTTAAAAAGCCTTTCCCCGCAAAAGTGCATGAATTTAGAGAGTTACCTGGGGGCGGCAAAAAGTGGGTATTTTTGAAGTGGCAAACTATCCGTGAGCGATTGGATGAAGTTGCCCCAGAGTGGATATCTGATTATTCGGAAATTCAATATTTAGGCAATGATGCTATCTGCCGATGTGGTATCACAATATTGGGGGTGAGAAAAGAAGCGATCGCGTCTGTCCCGATTAGCGTCACTAGTAATAGTGGTAAGGAAATGAGCCGGGGTAGTGCAGCCGATAGATTAGCGGCTGAATCTCTGAAAAATACGGCTGAGGCGTGGGGAGTAGGGCGATATCTAGATGATCAAGTTTTCACTATTCGTTATCTCTGGGAGCGGATGAGTGAGTTGGATGATGCGGCGTGTGGACAAGTTCGACTTTTATCTGAGCAGTATAAAATCCAAATGAAGACTGCTCATGTTGCATCTACTAAAACTACAAGAGCGCCACACGAGGATAGCCTTAAGGTAATTCCCGCCCAAACAATCACAGAAGCTCAAGCCAAAAGACTGTGGGCGATCGCACGCAATGAGCTTCATCTTATTGATGAGGATGTAAGACGAGCTCTTTTCAAATTTGGATATGATTCGACAACGGCGATCGCTGCCAACAAGTACGATGCAGTTATTCAAGAAATGCGAGATTTAGCGAAGGCGACTTTTTAA
- a CDS encoding helix-turn-helix domain-containing protein — protein MSSDSANIKAEKLVKLIMVHLNWVVLIAWNKECGERLKNARGKTARRKIASEMELLGVDCSQEYIRKLETGDASSVSTSILLTLCKVLNIEPFDLCPGIVSTEFQKNFVL, from the coding sequence ATGTCAAGTGATAGTGCAAATATTAAGGCAGAAAAATTAGTCAAACTAATTATGGTTCACCTTAACTGGGTGGTTCTCATTGCCTGGAATAAAGAATGTGGTGAACGACTCAAAAATGCGCGTGGCAAAACCGCTAGACGCAAAATAGCCTCAGAAATGGAGCTTTTAGGCGTTGATTGTTCCCAAGAATATATTAGAAAGCTCGAAACTGGTGATGCGTCTTCCGTGTCAACCTCTATCTTGCTTACGCTGTGCAAGGTCTTAAACATAGAACCTTTTGACCTTTGCCCTGGTATCGTCAGTACCGAATTTCAAAAAAATTTTGTACTCTGA